One genomic window of Arvicanthis niloticus isolate mArvNil1 chromosome 24, mArvNil1.pat.X, whole genome shotgun sequence includes the following:
- the Pheta1 gene encoding sesquipedalian-1 — translation MKLNERSLAFYATCDAPVDNAGFLHKRGGRGAGSHRRWFVLRGNMLFYFEAEGSREPLGVILLEGCTVELVDAREEFAFAVRFAGGRSRPYVLAADSQAALEGWVKALSRASFHYLRLVVRELEQQLAAMREGSPANALPANPSPVLNPRPKENGRAVWSALPEQPTVAPQRPPLPPRRRASATNGPLASFAQLHERYGLEVQALRNQWRGGQAGLAGLATMEVPWHPGSGETLNPDQPQDNY, via the coding sequence ATGAAGCTCAACGAACGCAGCCTGGCCTTCTACGCGACCTGCGATGCTCCGGTGGACAATGCGGGCTTCCTGCACAAGCGCGGCGGCCGTGGGGCCGGCTCACACCGGCGCTGGTTTGTGCTTCGCGGCAACATGCTCTTCTACTTCGAGGCGGAAGGTAGCCGCGAGCCGCTGGGCGTCATCCTGCTGGAGGGCTGCACGGTGGAGCTGGTGGATGCCCGGGAGGAGTTCGCCTTCGCCGTGCGCTTTGCGGGTGGCCGGTCCCGGCCTTACGTGCTGGCAGCCGACAGCCAGGCAGCCCTGGAGGGCTGGGTGAAGGCCCTGTCTCGGGCCAGCTTCCACTACCTGCGCTTGGTGGTGCGcgagctggagcagcagctggcaGCCATGCGCGAGGGAAGCCCGGCCAATGCCTTACCCGCCAACCCTAGCCCGGTTTTGAACCCGAGACCCAAGGAGAACGGCCGGGCAGTGTGGAGCGCTCTGCCTGAGCAACCCACTGTAGCCCCCCAGCGGCCGCCGCTGCCACCCCGCCGCAGGGCCTCCGCGACCAACGGGCCCTTGGCATCCTTCGCCCAGCTGCATGAGCGGTATGGACTAGAGGTGCAGGCCCTCAGGAACCAGTGGCGCGGAGGCCAGGCAGGCCTAGCTGGCCTAGCTACCATGGAGGTCCCCTGGCATCCTGGTTCTGGTGAGACTCTCAACCCGGACCAGCCCCAAGACAACTACTGA
- the Cux2 gene encoding homeobox protein cut-like 2 isoform X5, with product MTNLEKANQRAEAAQREVESLREQLASVNNSIRLACCSPQGPSGEKVSFALCSGPRLEAALASKDREILRLLKEAQQLRHSLQELEEVSANQIADLERQLAAKSEAIEKLQEKLEAQADYEEIKTELSILRAMKLASSTCSLPQPCFSSPQALAKPEDPLLIAKDAFFPSQKFLLEKSALLTSSEEDPSEDDSIKGSLGTEPSYPPQLPPPPGPEDPLSPSPAQPLLGPSLGPDGPRTFSLSPFPSLASGERLAVDPLMSKHMIGPAAFKGEPGNLMAFPPAFYGGAKPPIAPATSVPGPEPTGAPEPVDGAGPEEEQLDTAEIAFQVKEQLLKHNIGQRVFGHYVLGLSQGSVSEILARPKPWRKLTVKGKEPFIKMKQFLSDEQNVLALRTIQVRQRGPTAATFVPPPGSITPRIRTPETGSDDAIKSILEQAKKEIESQKGGESKNSPASVSIPNGTASSSTSEDAIKNILEQARREMQAQQQALLEMESGPRGRSVPPSPPERPSPATVSQNGALACVKQEDSGGSSAQAPLAVLSPAAFVQRIIRKVKSEIGDAGYFDHHWASDRGLLSRPYASVSPSLSSSSGYSGQPNGRAWPRGDEATIAPEDEAAMGEDEAPRVGELKAEAGVPEVGSGRLPYYPAYVPRTLKPTVPPLTPEQYELYMYREVDTLELTRQVKEKLAKNGICQRIFGEKVLGLSQGSVSDMLSRPKPWSKLTQKGREPFIRMQLWLSDQLGQGQAPTQQPSASQASPMEPASSPSPPPSPTEPEKTSQEPLGLSLESSKENQQPEGRASSSLGGKPFSSSQATGGIQEMVAMSPELDTYSITKRVKEVLTDNNLGQRLFGESILGLTQGSVSDLLSRPKPWHKLSLKGREPFVRMQLWLSDPHNVEKLRDMKKLEKKAYLKRRYGLMSTGSDSESPAAHSECPSPCLQPQELSLMQAKKPRVVLAPAEKEALRKAYQLEPYPSQQTIELLSFQLNLKTNTVINWFHNYRSRMRREMLVEGTQDDPDFDPSGGPSVLPPGHTHIGPTPQSPDSETEDQKPLMKNLELQEPESPVHRAAPDRALVKIKQEEGLEVDEDSQSQDIGDPDRGQDGPKEEHTHPLGNNELSELVPGPFLPGTPNPDCPSLHTPQEKETGEQVHSEPLSFKSTSESSCCSLEGPPNSPSAISSPDLVTCVSPAPSSSAPISPSLPGAPLAKVPSTSPTADTAAALHPSTKVNPNLQRRHEKMANLNSIIYRLERAANREEALEWEF from the exons ATGACGAACCTGGAGAAGGCCAATCAG cGAGCAGAGGCTGCCCAGCGGGAGGTGGAAAGCCTTCGGGAGCAGCTGGCATCGGTCAACAACTCCATTCGCCTGGCCTGCTGTTCCCCCCAGGGACCCAGTGGG GAGAAGGTGAGCTTCGCCCTGTGCTCAGGGCCCCGGCTGGAGGCAGCACTGGCCTCCAAGGACAGAGAGATCCTAAGGCTTCTGAAGGAGGCCCAGCAGCTGCGGCACTCCctgcaggagctggaggaggtCTCAGCCAACCAAATCGCAGACCTGGAGCGACAGCTAGCGGCCAAGTCGGAGGCCATAGAG AAACTTCAAGAAAAGCTTGAGGCCCAGGCTGACTATGAAGAGATTAAAACAGAGCTGAG CATCCTGAGAGCTATGAAGCTGGCCTCCAGCACCTGCAGCCTCCCACAG CCTTGCTTCTCCTCCCCTCAGGCGCTGGCCAAGCCTGAGGATCCTCTGCTCATAGCCAAGGATGCCTTCTTCCCCTCACAGAAGTTCCTCCTGGAAAAGTCTGCGCTGCTGACCAGCTCTG AGGAGGACCCCTCGGAGGATGACTCTATCAAAGGCTCACTGGGCACGGAGCCTTCCTACCCTCCTCAGCTTCCGCCTCCACCAGGCCCAGAAGACCCGCTGTCCCCAAGCCCTGCGCAGCCCCTGCTGGGCCCCAGCCTGGGTCCTGATGGGCCAAGGACTTTCTCGCTGTCCCCCTTCCCCAGCCTGGCATCGGGGGAAAGGTTAGCTGTGGACCCACTAATGTCCAAGCATATGATAGGCCCAGCTGCCTTCAAAGGGGAACCCGGCAACCTGATGGCATTCCCACCGGCCTTCTATGGCGGTGCCAAGCCTCCAATTGCTCCTGCCACCTCAGTGCCCGGCCCTGAGCCCACCGGGGCCCCGGAGCCTGTAGACGGGGCTGGGCCAGAGGAGGAACAGCTAGACACGGCTGAGATCGCCTTCCAGGTAAAGGAGCAGCTGCTCAAACACAACATCGGCCAGCGTGTGTTCGGCCACTACGTGCTGGGACTCTCGCAGGGCTCGGTGAGTGAGATCCTGGCACGGCCCAAGCCGTGGCGTAAGCTCACGGTGAAGGGCAAGGAGCCTTTCATCAAGATGAAGCAGTTCCTGTCGGATGAGCAGAACGTGCTGGCCCTGCGCACCATCCAGGTGAGGCAGCGAG GTCCCACAGCCGCCACCTTCGTGCCTCCCCCAGGCAGCATCACCCCGAGAATCCGCACACCTGAGACGGGCTCGGATGACGCCATCAAGAGTATCCTGGAGCAGGCCAAGAAAGAGATTGAGTCTCAGAAGGGGG GTGAGTCCAAGAACTCCCCAGCCTCCGTGAGCATCCCCAACGGCACAGCCTCCTCCAGCACCTCGGAAGACGCCATCAAGAACATTCTGGAACAAGCCCGCCGCGAGATGCAAGCCCAGCAGCAGGCCCTGCTGGAGATGGAGTCGGGTCCCAGGGGCCGCTCAGTGCCTCCCTCTCCTCCGGAGCGGCCCTCACCAGCCACCGTGAGCCAGAATGGGGCCCTGGCCTGCGTGAAGCAGGAAGATAGTGGCGGCAGCAGTGCGCAGGCGCCGCTTGCTGTCCTGTCCCCCGCTGCATTTGTTCAGCGGATCATCCGCAAGGTGAAGTCGGAGATCGGCGATGCCGGCTACTTTGACCACCACTGGGCATCAGACCGTGGTCTGCTCAGCCGTCCCTATGCCTCCGTGTcgccctccctctcctcctcctccggcTACTCGGGACAGCCCAATGGGCGAGCCTGGCCCCGTGGGGACGAGGCAACCATCGCCCCTGAGGACGAAGCAGCCATGGGCGAGGACGAGGCCCCCAGGGTGGGAGAGCTCAAGGCTGAGGCCGGAGTCCCGGAGGTGGGCAGCGGGCGACTGCCCTACTACCCAGCGTACGTGCCCCGCACACTCAAGCCCACTGTGCCGCCCCTGACACCCGAACAGTATGAACTGTACATGTACCGAGAGGTAGACACGCTGGAGCTGACCCGCCAGGTCAAGGAGAAGCTAGCCAAGAACGGCATCTGCCAGCGCATCTTTGGGGAGAAG GTCCTGGGACTGTCTCAGGGCAGCGTGAGTGACATGCTATCACGGCCAAAGCCATGGAGCAAGCTGACACAGAAGGGCCGGGAGCCTTTCATCCGTATGCAGTTGTGGCTATCAGACCAGCTGGGCCAGGGCCAGGCCCCAACCCAGCAGCCCAGCGCTAGCCAAG CCAGTCCCATGGAGCCAGCATCCTCCCCATCACCTCCTCCAAGCCCCACGGAGCCTGAAAAGACTTCCCAGGAGCCTCTGGGCCTGTCGCTGGAAAGCAGCAAGGAGAACCAGCAGCCTGAGGGCCGGGCCAGCTCCTCCCTGGGTGGAAAGCCCTTCTCAAGCAGCCAGGCCACGGGGGGCATCCAGGAGATGGTGGCCATGTCCCCAGAGCTGGACACATACTCCATCACTAAGAGAGTCAAGGAAGTCCTCACAGACAACAACCTAG GGCAGCGGTTGTTTGGTGAGAGCATCCTGGGGCTGACACAGGGCTCCGTGTCAGACCTGTTGTCGAGGCCCAAGCCCTGGCACAAGCTGAGCTTGAAGGGAAGGGAGCCCTTCGTGCGGATGCAGCTGTGGCTCAGTGACCCCCACAACGTGGAAAAGCTGCGAGACATGAAGAAGCTGGAGAAGAAAG cctATCTGAAGCGTCGCTATGGGCTCATGAGCACAGGCTCGGACAGCGAGTCACCCGCTGCGCACTCTGAGTGCCCCAGCCCCTGTCTACAGCCACAGGAGCTGAGCCTCATGCAGGCCAAGAAGCCACGTGTGGTGCTGGCACCTGCCGAGAAGGAGGCTCTGCGGAAGGCCTACCAGCTAGAGCCCTACCCGTCACAGCAGACCATAGAGCTGCTCTCCTTCCAGCTCAACCTCAAGACGAACACCGTCATCAACTGGTTTCACAACTACAG GTCCAGGATGCGCCGTGAGATGCTGGTGGAGGGAACACAGGATGACCCAGACTTTGACCCAAGTGGGGGTCCCAGTGTCCTGCCGCCAGGCCACACCCACATAGGGCCCACCCCACAGAGCCCAGACTCAGAGACTGAGGACCAAAAGCCCCTCATGAAGAACCTGGAGCTGCAGGAACCCGAGAGTCCCGTACACCGAGCTGCCCCAGACAGGGCTCTGGTGAAGATCAAGCAGGAAGAGGGTTTGGAGGTGGACGAGGACAGCCAGTCCCAGGACATAGGGGATCCAGACAGAGGGCAAGATGGCCCCAAAGAGGAGCATACCCACCCTCTGGGGAACAATGAACTCTCAGAGCTGGTCCCCGGGCCCTTCCTTCCAGGCACACCCAATCCAGACTGCCCTTCATTGCACACACCCCAAGAAAAGGAGACTGGGGAACAGGTTCACTCAGAGCCTCTGAGTTTCAAGTCCACCTCCGAATCCTCATGCTGCAGCTTGGAGGGGCCACCGAATTCTCCCTCTGCCATCTCCTCACCAGACCTCGTGACATGTGTATCAcctgctccctcctcctcagcccccatctccccatccctacCTGGTGCCCCACTTGCCAAAGTGCCCAGTACCAGCCCCACTGCTGACACAGCTGCAGCCTTGCACCCCAGCACTAAGGTGAACCCCAACTTGCAGCGGCGGCATGAGAAAATGGCCAACTTGAACAGTATAATCTACCGACTGGAGAGGGCTGCCAACCGGGAAGAGGCTCTGGAGTGGGAGTTCTGA